A window of the Loxodonta africana isolate mLoxAfr1 chromosome 3, mLoxAfr1.hap2, whole genome shotgun sequence genome harbors these coding sequences:
- the S1PR2 gene encoding sphingosine 1-phosphate receptor 2, producing the protein MGSLYSEYLSPTKVLEHYNYTKETLDTQETPSRQVASALIIITCCAIVLENLLVLIAVARNSKLHSAMYLFLGNLAASDLLAGVAFIVNTLLSGPVTLGLTPVQWFAREGSAFITLSASVFSLLAIAIERRVAIAKVKLYGSDKSCRMLLLIMASWLISLALGGLPILGWNCLGHLDACSTVLPLYAKQYVLCVVTIFSIILLAIVALYIRIYCVVRSSQADVPGSQTLALLKTVTIVLGVFIICWLPAFSILLLDYFCTVRSCPILYKAHYFFAFATLNSLLNPVIYTWRSRDLRQEVLRPLRCWRQATGVRGRRGGTPGHRLLPLRSSSSLERGTHMPTSPTFLEGNTVV; encoded by the coding sequence ATGGGCAGCCTATACTCGGAGTACCTGAGCCCCACCAAGGTCCTGGAACACTACAACTACACAAAGGAGACACTGGACACACAGGAGACACCGTCCCGCCAGGTGGCCTCAGCCCTCATCATCATCACCTGCTGCGCCATCGTGCTGGAAAATCTGCTGGTGCTCATTGCAGTCGCACGCAACAGCAAGTTGCACTCAGCCATGTACCTGTTCCTGGGCAATCTGGCCGCCTCGGACCTCCTGGCAGGTGTGGCCTTCATAGTCAATACCTTGCTCTCAGGCCCTGTCACATTGGGACTGACACCTGTGCAGTGGTTTGCCCGTGAGGGCTCTGCCTTCATCACACTCTCCGCCTCTGTCTTCAGCCTCCTGGCCATTGCCATTGAGCGGCGCGTTGCCATTGCCAAGGTCAAGCTGTATGGCAGTGACAAGAGCTGCCGTATGCTGCTGCTCATCATGGCCTCCTGGCTCATCTCGCTGGCTCTCGGTGGCCTGCCCATCCTTGGCTGGAATTGCCTAGGCCACCTGGATGCCTGCTCCACTGTCTTGCCACTCTACGCCAAACAGTATGTGCTCTGTGTGGTGACCATCTTCTCCATCATCTTGTTGGCCATCGTGGCTCTGTACATCCGCATCTACTGCGTGGTACGCTCAAGCCAGGCCGATGTACCTGGCTCGCAGACGCTGGCCCTGCTTAAGACGGTCACCATTGTACTGGGTGTTTTCATCATCTGCTGGCTGCCCGCCTTTAGCATCCTCCTCCTGGACTATTTCTGTACCGTCCGGTCCTGCCCTATCCTCTACAAAGCCCACTACTTCTTTGCCTTCGCCACCCTCAACTCGCTGCTCAACCCTGTCATCTACACATGGCGCAGCCGGGACCTGCGGCAGGAGGTGCTGCGGCCCCTGCGGTGCTGGCGGCAGGCAACGGGGGTACGAGGACGGCGGGGTGGGACCCCGGGCCACCGCCTTCTGCCCCTGCGCAGCTCCAGCTCACTGGAAAGGGGCACACACATGCCCACATCACCCACGTTTCTGGAGGGCAACACGGTGGTCTGA